From a single Stigmatopora argus isolate UIUO_Sarg chromosome 4, RoL_Sarg_1.0, whole genome shotgun sequence genomic region:
- the pip5k1ab gene encoding phosphatidylinositol 4-phosphate 5-kinase type-1 alpha isoform X1 produces MATAGGTADPGSTTTTGTSGIFKGGSSEMAGSSGTAQSMKKTIGHRGVETTTGETTYKKTTSSALKGAIQLGITHTVGSLSQKAERDVLMQDFVVVESIFFPSEGSNLTPAHHYSDFRFKTYAPIAFRYFRELFGIRPDDYLYSLCNESLIELSNPGASGSLFYVSSDDEFIIKTVQHKEAEFLQKLLPGYFMNINQNKRTLLPKFYGLYCVQAGGKNIRIVVMNNLLPHIIPMHLKYDMKGSTYKRRASPKEREKAVPTYKDLDFIQDLPDGLQLEADNYNALSKTIQRDCLLLQSFKIMDYSLLMGIHNMDQAHRERERVGGYSGDSGGSEGAVTPDQRRPQAQKSLYCTAMESIQGEARGKGVLDSEDHMGGIPARNAKGERLLIYIGIIDILQSYRFVKKLEHSWKALVHDGDTVSVHRPGFYAERFQQFMCSTVFRKIPLKPSPSKKSRGGGQGGLRRAPTLGAPTPLSHATGQSVMDPRLVYHPHFKSTESEADSVVQPGRPDLVPRTPPLHDNPADCEANLSTSSVGSLELGSSPPLRSVGVEVHKSAHTDYDQYAFHSFDVDGSGDHSGHLSGSEDVVSLSDIIPETNINFVCGTTLLLTA; encoded by the exons GCACTAGTGGGATCTTCAAAGGAGGCTCATCAGAG ATGGCCGGTTCCTCAGGCACGGCTCAGAGTATGAAGAAGACCATTGGTCACCGGGGAGTTGAGACCACCACAGGAGAGACCACCTACAAAAAG ACAACATCTTCTGCTCTGAAAGGGGCCATTCAGTTGGGCATCACTCACACGGTGGGCAGCTTAAGTCAAAAAGCCGAAAGAGATGTGCTCATGCAGGATTTTGTGGTTGTTGAAAGCATCTTCTTCCCTAG TGAAGGCAGTAACCTGACCCCAGCTCACCACTACAGCGACTTCCGCTTTAAAACCTACGCTCCCATCGCCTTTCGCTATTTCCGAGAATTGTTTGGCATTCGGCCAGATGACTACCTG TATTCTCTGTGTAACGAGTCACTGATTGAGCTCTCCAACCCCGGAGCCAGCGGATCGCTCTTCTACGTCTCCAGCGATGACGAGTTTATCATTAAAACTGTTCAGCACAAAGAGGCGGAATTTCTACAAAAGCTGCTTCCTGGATATTTCATG AATATTAACCAAAACAAGCGGACGTTGCTACCCAAGTTCTACGGACTTTACTGCGTCCAAGCCGGAGGCAAGAACATCCGCATAGTCGTAATGAACAATCTTCTACCCCATATCATCCCCATGCACCTCAAATACGACATGAAAGGATCCACTTATAAGAGACGGGCGTCTCCCAAGGAGAGGGAAAAGGCCGTTCCTACGTACAAAGACCTTGACTTTATCCAGGATTTACCCGATGGCCTGCAGTTGGAAGCAGACAATTACAATGCTCTTAGTAAGACAATACAGAGGGACTGCCTG CTATTGCAGAGTTTCAAGATCATGGATTACAGTTTGCTGATGGGAATTCACAACATGGACCAGGCCCATCGGGAGCGGGAACGAGTTGGGGGCTATTCCGGGGACAGTGGGGGGTCGGAGGGTGCGGTGACGCCCGATCAGCGGCGGCCTCAAGCTCAGAAAAGTCTTTACTGTACGGCCATGGAGTCCATCCAGGGGGAGGCTCGTGGAAAGGGTGTCTTGGATTCCGAAGACCA CATGGGAGGCATTCCAGCTCGTAATGCAAAAGGAGAGCGGTTACTCATCTACATCGGCATCATAGACATCCTTCAGTCTTACAG gtttgttaaaaagttggagCACTCCTGGAAAGCACTAGTGCATGATGGG GACACGGTTTCAGTTCACAGACCTGGCTTCTACGCAGAGCGCTTCCAGCAGTTCATGTGCAGCACAGTTTTCAGAAAGATTCCCC TAAAGCCTTCCCCATCAAAGAAGAGCCGAGGCGGAGGTCAGGGGGGGCTGAGGCGGGCTCCCACTCTAGGAGCTCCCACCCCACTCTCCCACGCAACAGGACAGTCTGTGATGGACCCTAGACTGGTTTATCATCCCCATTTTAAAAGCACAGAGTCAGAAGCTGACAGTG TAGTTCAGCCAGGCAGACCCGATCTGGTTCCCAGGACCCCGCCACTGCACGACAACCCCGCTGATTGCGAGGCCAATCTGTCTACCTCGTCTGTAGGCAGCCTAGAACTTGGTTCCTCTCCTCCTCTAAG GTCTGTCGGGGTTGAGGTGCACAAATCAGCTCACACGGACTACGACCAGTATGCTTTTCACAG CTTTGACGTTGACGGCAGTGGAGATCATTCAGGCCACCTGTCTGGAAGTGAAGATGTAGTTTCGCTATCAGACATCATCCCCGAGACCAATATCAATTTTGTATGTGGTACCACTCTTCTTCTCACAGCCTAA
- the pip5k1ab gene encoding phosphatidylinositol 4-phosphate 5-kinase type-1 alpha isoform X2, producing the protein MATAGGTADPGSTTTTGTSGIFKGGSSEMAGSSGTAQSMKKTIGHRGVETTTGETTYKKTTSSALKGAIQLGITHTVGSLSQKAERDVLMQDFVVVESIFFPSEGSNLTPAHHYSDFRFKTYAPIAFRYFRELFGIRPDDYLYSLCNESLIELSNPGASGSLFYVSSDDEFIIKTVQHKEAEFLQKLLPGYFMNINQNKRTLLPKFYGLYCVQAGGKNIRIVVMNNLLPHIIPMHLKYDMKGSTYKRRASPKEREKAVPTYKDLDFIQDLPDGLQLEADNYNALSKTIQRDCLLLQSFKIMDYSLLMGIHNMDQAHRERERVGGYSGDSGGSEGAVTPDQRRPQAQKSLYCTAMESIQGEARGKGVLDSEDHMGGIPARNAKGERLLIYIGIIDILQSYRFVKKLEHSWKALVHDGDTVSVHRPGFYAERFQQFMCSTVFRKIPLKPSPSKKSRGGGQGGLRRAPTLGAPTPLSHATGQSVMDPRLVYHPHFKSTESEADSVQPGRPDLVPRTPPLHDNPADCEANLSTSSVGSLELGSSPPLRSVGVEVHKSAHTDYDQYAFHSFDVDGSGDHSGHLSGSEDVVSLSDIIPETNINFVCGTTLLLTA; encoded by the exons GCACTAGTGGGATCTTCAAAGGAGGCTCATCAGAG ATGGCCGGTTCCTCAGGCACGGCTCAGAGTATGAAGAAGACCATTGGTCACCGGGGAGTTGAGACCACCACAGGAGAGACCACCTACAAAAAG ACAACATCTTCTGCTCTGAAAGGGGCCATTCAGTTGGGCATCACTCACACGGTGGGCAGCTTAAGTCAAAAAGCCGAAAGAGATGTGCTCATGCAGGATTTTGTGGTTGTTGAAAGCATCTTCTTCCCTAG TGAAGGCAGTAACCTGACCCCAGCTCACCACTACAGCGACTTCCGCTTTAAAACCTACGCTCCCATCGCCTTTCGCTATTTCCGAGAATTGTTTGGCATTCGGCCAGATGACTACCTG TATTCTCTGTGTAACGAGTCACTGATTGAGCTCTCCAACCCCGGAGCCAGCGGATCGCTCTTCTACGTCTCCAGCGATGACGAGTTTATCATTAAAACTGTTCAGCACAAAGAGGCGGAATTTCTACAAAAGCTGCTTCCTGGATATTTCATG AATATTAACCAAAACAAGCGGACGTTGCTACCCAAGTTCTACGGACTTTACTGCGTCCAAGCCGGAGGCAAGAACATCCGCATAGTCGTAATGAACAATCTTCTACCCCATATCATCCCCATGCACCTCAAATACGACATGAAAGGATCCACTTATAAGAGACGGGCGTCTCCCAAGGAGAGGGAAAAGGCCGTTCCTACGTACAAAGACCTTGACTTTATCCAGGATTTACCCGATGGCCTGCAGTTGGAAGCAGACAATTACAATGCTCTTAGTAAGACAATACAGAGGGACTGCCTG CTATTGCAGAGTTTCAAGATCATGGATTACAGTTTGCTGATGGGAATTCACAACATGGACCAGGCCCATCGGGAGCGGGAACGAGTTGGGGGCTATTCCGGGGACAGTGGGGGGTCGGAGGGTGCGGTGACGCCCGATCAGCGGCGGCCTCAAGCTCAGAAAAGTCTTTACTGTACGGCCATGGAGTCCATCCAGGGGGAGGCTCGTGGAAAGGGTGTCTTGGATTCCGAAGACCA CATGGGAGGCATTCCAGCTCGTAATGCAAAAGGAGAGCGGTTACTCATCTACATCGGCATCATAGACATCCTTCAGTCTTACAG gtttgttaaaaagttggagCACTCCTGGAAAGCACTAGTGCATGATGGG GACACGGTTTCAGTTCACAGACCTGGCTTCTACGCAGAGCGCTTCCAGCAGTTCATGTGCAGCACAGTTTTCAGAAAGATTCCCC TAAAGCCTTCCCCATCAAAGAAGAGCCGAGGCGGAGGTCAGGGGGGGCTGAGGCGGGCTCCCACTCTAGGAGCTCCCACCCCACTCTCCCACGCAACAGGACAGTCTGTGATGGACCCTAGACTGGTTTATCATCCCCATTTTAAAAGCACAGAGTCAGAAGCTGACAGTG TTCAGCCAGGCAGACCCGATCTGGTTCCCAGGACCCCGCCACTGCACGACAACCCCGCTGATTGCGAGGCCAATCTGTCTACCTCGTCTGTAGGCAGCCTAGAACTTGGTTCCTCTCCTCCTCTAAG GTCTGTCGGGGTTGAGGTGCACAAATCAGCTCACACGGACTACGACCAGTATGCTTTTCACAG CTTTGACGTTGACGGCAGTGGAGATCATTCAGGCCACCTGTCTGGAAGTGAAGATGTAGTTTCGCTATCAGACATCATCCCCGAGACCAATATCAATTTTGTATGTGGTACCACTCTTCTTCTCACAGCCTAA
- the pip5k1ab gene encoding phosphatidylinositol 4-phosphate 5-kinase type-1 alpha isoform X3, with protein MAGSSGTAQSMKKTIGHRGVETTTGETTYKKTTSSALKGAIQLGITHTVGSLSQKAERDVLMQDFVVVESIFFPSEGSNLTPAHHYSDFRFKTYAPIAFRYFRELFGIRPDDYLYSLCNESLIELSNPGASGSLFYVSSDDEFIIKTVQHKEAEFLQKLLPGYFMNINQNKRTLLPKFYGLYCVQAGGKNIRIVVMNNLLPHIIPMHLKYDMKGSTYKRRASPKEREKAVPTYKDLDFIQDLPDGLQLEADNYNALSKTIQRDCLLLQSFKIMDYSLLMGIHNMDQAHRERERVGGYSGDSGGSEGAVTPDQRRPQAQKSLYCTAMESIQGEARGKGVLDSEDHMGGIPARNAKGERLLIYIGIIDILQSYRFVKKLEHSWKALVHDGDTVSVHRPGFYAERFQQFMCSTVFRKIPLKPSPSKKSRGGGQGGLRRAPTLGAPTPLSHATGQSVMDPRLVYHPHFKSTESEADSVVQPGRPDLVPRTPPLHDNPADCEANLSTSSVGSLELGSSPPLRSVGVEVHKSAHTDYDQYAFHSFDVDGSGDHSGHLSGSEDVVSLSDIIPETNINFVCGTTLLLTA; from the exons ATGGCCGGTTCCTCAGGCACGGCTCAGAGTATGAAGAAGACCATTGGTCACCGGGGAGTTGAGACCACCACAGGAGAGACCACCTACAAAAAG ACAACATCTTCTGCTCTGAAAGGGGCCATTCAGTTGGGCATCACTCACACGGTGGGCAGCTTAAGTCAAAAAGCCGAAAGAGATGTGCTCATGCAGGATTTTGTGGTTGTTGAAAGCATCTTCTTCCCTAG TGAAGGCAGTAACCTGACCCCAGCTCACCACTACAGCGACTTCCGCTTTAAAACCTACGCTCCCATCGCCTTTCGCTATTTCCGAGAATTGTTTGGCATTCGGCCAGATGACTACCTG TATTCTCTGTGTAACGAGTCACTGATTGAGCTCTCCAACCCCGGAGCCAGCGGATCGCTCTTCTACGTCTCCAGCGATGACGAGTTTATCATTAAAACTGTTCAGCACAAAGAGGCGGAATTTCTACAAAAGCTGCTTCCTGGATATTTCATG AATATTAACCAAAACAAGCGGACGTTGCTACCCAAGTTCTACGGACTTTACTGCGTCCAAGCCGGAGGCAAGAACATCCGCATAGTCGTAATGAACAATCTTCTACCCCATATCATCCCCATGCACCTCAAATACGACATGAAAGGATCCACTTATAAGAGACGGGCGTCTCCCAAGGAGAGGGAAAAGGCCGTTCCTACGTACAAAGACCTTGACTTTATCCAGGATTTACCCGATGGCCTGCAGTTGGAAGCAGACAATTACAATGCTCTTAGTAAGACAATACAGAGGGACTGCCTG CTATTGCAGAGTTTCAAGATCATGGATTACAGTTTGCTGATGGGAATTCACAACATGGACCAGGCCCATCGGGAGCGGGAACGAGTTGGGGGCTATTCCGGGGACAGTGGGGGGTCGGAGGGTGCGGTGACGCCCGATCAGCGGCGGCCTCAAGCTCAGAAAAGTCTTTACTGTACGGCCATGGAGTCCATCCAGGGGGAGGCTCGTGGAAAGGGTGTCTTGGATTCCGAAGACCA CATGGGAGGCATTCCAGCTCGTAATGCAAAAGGAGAGCGGTTACTCATCTACATCGGCATCATAGACATCCTTCAGTCTTACAG gtttgttaaaaagttggagCACTCCTGGAAAGCACTAGTGCATGATGGG GACACGGTTTCAGTTCACAGACCTGGCTTCTACGCAGAGCGCTTCCAGCAGTTCATGTGCAGCACAGTTTTCAGAAAGATTCCCC TAAAGCCTTCCCCATCAAAGAAGAGCCGAGGCGGAGGTCAGGGGGGGCTGAGGCGGGCTCCCACTCTAGGAGCTCCCACCCCACTCTCCCACGCAACAGGACAGTCTGTGATGGACCCTAGACTGGTTTATCATCCCCATTTTAAAAGCACAGAGTCAGAAGCTGACAGTG TAGTTCAGCCAGGCAGACCCGATCTGGTTCCCAGGACCCCGCCACTGCACGACAACCCCGCTGATTGCGAGGCCAATCTGTCTACCTCGTCTGTAGGCAGCCTAGAACTTGGTTCCTCTCCTCCTCTAAG GTCTGTCGGGGTTGAGGTGCACAAATCAGCTCACACGGACTACGACCAGTATGCTTTTCACAG CTTTGACGTTGACGGCAGTGGAGATCATTCAGGCCACCTGTCTGGAAGTGAAGATGTAGTTTCGCTATCAGACATCATCCCCGAGACCAATATCAATTTTGTATGTGGTACCACTCTTCTTCTCACAGCCTAA
- the LOC144072551 gene encoding C-reactive protein-like: MEKFLVVMVMLASCHAETQDLSGKVFVFPKETNTDHVKLITSKTSFNALTVCLRFFTDLTRNYGLFSLATSRFSNDFVLFKTNTGDVISMYARDGGTEFLSLSFPPNSWHSMCSTWESENGIAQLWVDGRPTVKRFIHSGQPISGETITILGQEQDNYGGGFDATQSFVGMISRVHAWDYVLSPPEIHHYMKNLFVTPGNVFNWKALEFKITGNILVDEEVM; encoded by the exons ATGGAGAAATTCTTGGTTGTCATGGTAATGCTTGCATCATGTCACGCAGAAACCCAAG ATCTTTCTGGCAAAGTCTTTGTGTTCCCAAAGGAGACCAACACAGATCATGTGAAACTGATCACATCCAAAACATCCTTTAATGCCTTGACAGTTTGTCTCAG ATTCTTCACAGACCTTACCAGGAACTACGGCCTCTTCTCTTTGGCCACGTCACGCTTTAGCAATGACTTCGTGCTCTTCAAGACCAACACGGGCGACGTAATCAGTATGTACGCTCGAGACGGTGGCACAGAGTTCCTGTCTCTATCTTTTCCTCCCAACTCCTGGCACTCCATGTGCTCCACATGGGAATCTGAAAACGGCATCGCCCAGCTGTGGGTGGACGGCCGGCCCACTGTCAAGAGGTTTATCCACTCGGGGCAGCCCATCAGCGGCGAGACCATCACCATCCTGGGGCAGGAGCAGGACAATTACGGGGGAGGTTTCGACGCCACTCAGTCCTTCGTCGGTATGATCTCTCGAGTGCACGCGTGGGACTACGTCCTCTCGCCCCCTGAGATCCACCACTATATGAAAAACTTATTCGTCACCCCAGGGAATGTGTTCAACTGGAAAGCCCTTGAGTTTAAAATCACTGGCAACATTTTAGTGGATGAAGAAGTCATGTAG